The window CCTTGCGACCGGGATCATCCTCGGCCAGGGCCTGGGTGAAGTAGCGGCAGGCCGCCGCCAGCTCGCCCTGCGGGCCGCCGAATTGTTCCAGCATCAGATTGGCCAGGCCGGGGTTGGGCGCAGCCACACGCACGGTGTATTGCAGGCGTTTGTTGTGGGCAAACATGTCCGTCTCCTTGTCGGGGTTGGGGATGAGAGTGCGTCGAGTTGGGGAGTGGCCGGACCACGCGCAGCGGATCGCAGGGATCGCCGCGCCGCATCCAGCTCAGAGACGATGCTAGGCCGCAGGTGCTCAGCCATACCATCGGGCGCTGCGGAAAACTGCCGGTGGCGAGCCGCGCATCGGCATGTCGGACATCCTTAGCGCGGCCGTGCGCGTCAGAGGGCGATGAGCGGGTGATTCAGTGTTAGTCCGATGGGACAGCACGCGGGCCTTGGCTAGACTGCTGGGATCATGCGCCGGTACACCAACCGTACGCCAGCAGCACCTTAGCCGTACCTCTCAGTCGTCCCTCTTTACTCCCGGGAGCATCATGTTCGAGGATTTCAAGCCGTCGGCCAGCAGCGCCGCCACGTCCGCCGCCATGGCGGCTCCGGCGGGTGCTGCTGGCCTGGCAGCGGAGCACCGCATGCCCATCCGCTGGCCCATGGTCGCGCTGGCCCTGACGCTGGCCTGTGCAGCCATGGGCTGGTGGAGCGTGCGCGATCCGCGCATCTGGCACGCCTACTGTGGCGGCATGGCCGCCGCTGCCGCCACTGCGGCAGGCACCCTGCCGCTGTTTTTCTCGCGCCGTTTTTCTGCACGCATGGCTGATTGCTGCACCGGTTTCGGCGCCGGCGTGATGCTGGCGGCGTCGGTCTTCTCGCTCATCCTTCCAGCCTTGCAAAGTGTGCGCACTGCCGGCATGGGGCAGGGCCAGGCCAGCCTGGTCATCGGCGCCAGCGTGGTGGCCGGCGCCTTGCTGGTATTGCTGTTGCAGCGCGCCGGCCAAGGGCATGACGACGCCGCGCGGCAGGCGGCGCTGCGGCGGGTCTGGCTGTTCGTACTGACGGTGGGATTGCACAACCTGCCCGAAGGCCTGGCCGTGGGCGTGGCCTATGGCGGCGTGCCGGCCGAGCAGGCCTCGGTGCTGACCTTCGGCATCGCCTTGCAGGATATCCCCGAGGGCATGATCGTGGCCACGGCCCTGCGCGGGATCGGTTATTCGCGGGCCGACGCCATCGGCTGCGGCATCCTCTCCGGTCTGGTGGAGCCGCTGGCGGCCGTGGCGGGCGCGGCCGTGGTGGCTTTGTCGTCGGCGCTGTTGCCGTGGGCGCTGGGCGGCGCCGCCGGCGCCATGCTGTTCGTGCTGGCCCACGAAGTCATTCCCGATCCGCATCGTCGCCACGATGCACTGGCAGCGACCTGCTGCCTCATCGCCGGCTTCGTGCTGATGATGGTGCTGGATACGGCGCTGTCCTGACCCCTTCGCCGGCGCTCACGCGGCGGCGTGGACACGCCGCCGCACTGCCTATCAATGAGGACGATTCACCATGCAAGACCAGGACAGGGACACCCCCTTCGATCCACCGGAACCCCCGCTGACCTATGCCGAACTCTGGCATGGCGCAGACGTGCTCATCCGCAAGGCGGGTGAAGACGAAGCCAGCTCGCGCTGGGTGTTCCTGTCGGCCTTGCTGATGTTGTCGCTGTGCCTGGAAGCCTACCTCAACCATGCCGGCCCGCTGCTCTTCGGCAGCACCTGGAGCGAGGGGCCGCAAGCGCTGGTGCACAAGAACGTACGCGCCAGGCTGGCGCTGATCTGCACAGCCTGTGGCGTGGAATGGAGCGCACGCCGCAAGTACTGGACGGTGGCCTCGACCCTGATCGATCTGCGCACCAGCCTGGTACTGGCGCGCCAGACCCGGCTGAATGCGGCGGCCGATACGCGCACCCAGGAACAGTCCGGGGTGGTCGATCCATCGTGGAGTCCGTATTGCAACCGTGCGGTGGTGCTCGACTATCGCGCCGAGCTGCGCAGCCTGCTGGCGAGCATCCATGGACGGCTGCCCGCACAGGGAAGAGGCAATCTGTTCGCCCTGTCGAGCTAAAAAATAAGTAAAAAAATAGCCCGCCGTGAGGACACGGACGGGCTGCTGCGCGCAGGCCGGAGAAATCAGGCGGCCAGCTTTTCGTTGACCTTCTGCAGCGCCAGGGCGCTGAGCTTTTCGTCGGTGGCCTTTTCTTCCTGCAGGGTTTCGTCGAGCAGGCGGGCCGCATCGTCCAGCCCCAACTGGCGCGCCAGCGCGCACAGGGTGCCATAGGCGGCGATCTCGTAGTGCTCCACCTTCTGGGCTGCGCCGATCAAGGCGGCATCAAGAACAGCGCCCTTCTCGATCTCATCGATTTCTTCGCGGCCTTCTTCCACCAGGCCTTCCATGGCAACGCACTTGATGCGCTTGAGGCGCAGTTCGCTGCCTTCCACCAGGCGGTCGATGCGTTCGATCTGCCCCTGGGTTTCTTCCAGGTGCTGCTCGAAGGCCTGGCGCAATTCAGGCAGGGTGGCCGCGCGCGCCAGGCGCGGCAGCGCGCGGGTCAGTTGTTTCTCGGCGCTGTAGACGTCCGACAGGCTATGGATGAACAGGTCCTTGAGGGTCTTGACGGTCATGCTGATCTCCTTGCTGGATGCAATGATGGGAAGGGTGGGATAGGAAAAAAGGGCGAGCAGGCAAGAGGGCCGGAGAAAAAGAAAGAGGACCCCGCAGGGTCCTCTGCCAGAGGCATGCAGCTAAGGGAATTAGCCGTTGTTGCCGCCCTGGTTGCCACCGCCATGGCTGTTCTGGCCGCCCTTGCGGCCGGCTTCACGCGCCTCTTCCGAAGTGAACTCGTGGGCGGTGCCCTTTTCGTGGGCGGCCTTGCCGCCCTGGCTGGCGATCTCGCGCTGCTTGTTTTCATCCATCGAAGCGAAGCCGCGGTTGCTGGTCGAGCCTTGGTTCTGGTTTGCCATGATGTATCTCCTAATGTCATGAGGGTGGAAAAAACCGCAGGGCCGTCACTGCCCTACGAGTCCTCATCTTAGGGATAGCCTTGCGCCAGCCATATCGGTGCAGCGCTCGACTGAGGGGTGGCGACTACTGTCAGTCTTGCCAGAGTCGCTGAAGAAGAGCCTAGAACTCATTTCATAAATAGGCGTGAGTGCGAGCGAGTCCCGTTTGGGATGAAGTGCAAGGCGCGAATTTGGGTCAAGACTGGGCGTCTTGACCCAAATTCGTAACGCAGCAATTCGCCCAAACGGGCCGCTCCCTCCGGGTTCTGCCCAGAAAGGGCGCTGGCCGCGTTGCGCTCCTTGCGTGTGGCACCGCCACACGACGCGTCGCGCGCCTTGCCAGCGCCCTTTCTGGGCAGAACGCATCTCACGCCTATTTATGAAATGAGTTCTATGCGCGACCGTCGTTGCAAGCATTGCGGGTAAAGGGCGCCTCCGACAGGACGATCTCCATCTGCAGGCACATCCACTTCATCTCGGCCAGGCGCATGCGGAACGCGTGGATGGCGTGGCGGCGTTCGTTCAGGTCGACTACGCGTGAGTTCTCGATGCCGCCCACGGTCTCCAGGGCGTCATGGGCTTGCCGGCTTGCCGAACGCAGGGCGTCGAGACTGTTGAGGAAATGCTGTTCTCTATTCATCGTGTTCTCCTTGTGACGAACTTTCATCATCGTCGTCGGAGCTCGGCGATACAAGCGCTACAGGGGAGAAAAGCGGCGCCAGCAAACGCGCCGCGCGCCTCACGCCCATGCGCCGGGAATGGATGAGCGCAGGACTGGAATCAGCGTCAGGGATGGAAGAGTCAGCTGCGGCGGGACCGTGCCGCTGCGGAACAAAAGACAGGCAAAGCACTCCATTGCCTGTTCGATGTTGAGCCTACTGTACTGGGAATAACAATGAAGAAGAAGCAAGCACTGATCGAAGGCGTGAACCGGCTCAAGGCCTCCCACGAACAGGCGGCCGGCATCCTGCAGGTGATCGTCCACGATGTAGTCAGACTCAGCAAAGGCAGCGAAGGGCTGCCCGACCGCAAGCACTTCAAGCGCTACCGGCGCGCCATCAAGGAACTCAAGCTGCAGTGCCTGCAAGTGGAGATGGTGCTGGCCGAATTCGACCGTGAGGAATGAAGCCGGACAGCCGCCGCCAGGTGGGCGACGGCGTCCGATGCCGTCGGGCAATTACAGTTGCGGACTATTCTCACGCAGGTCCAGGTCGGAATAGTTCTCTCCCTCGGGCTTGTTCTTCGAGCCGTATTCGCGGCTGTCACCCGGTGCATAACGCTCACCGCCGCCGCGCAGGTCGCGTTCATTGCTGCCGCTGTGGGCATTGTGTTCGCCCGCCGGTTGCGGTTGCAGATCCTGCGGTCCCGAGGTGTGTTCGCCGTGGGTGTGCTTGTTGATGGCGTCGCTCATGCTGTCCTCCTTGGCTAGGAAAAATGGGGATGGAAAGGCGCGATGCGTAGTTCGCGTCGATTCGCATCGATTCGCATCGATTCGTATCAAATTCGCATCATGATCCTAGCGCCCCCGACCGCTCGGGTATGTCGGCCAGCCTGCAGATCCCATCGCGCCTTCCTCTGACGTCCATGCCGGAATCGGCCCGCGGCGATGCGCTCATCAAAGCGGACTGACGTGTCCGTCAGCGCTGGCCGACACCGCATGGCGGGCCTCGCTGATGGCTGCACGGTTCCAAGCTCCCTACTCTTGATACCGAAGGCGCACGGCCGCGGCCAGCGCATGCTGACTGCGGCGGGCCTTCGGGTCACTGGCAGACCAGGACGACCCTTCTATTCAACCGAGCAAGGAGATAGCACATGTCTAGCGAACATACCCGCGGCGGCAGCCACGAACAGCACGTCAAGGCAGGACAGCAGAGCCACAAGAACTCCCCCGGTTCCTCCTCCGGCAGCGGCAGCAAGTCGGCCAGCGCTGGCGGCTCTTCCCAGGGCGGTTCGCATGAGCAGCACGTGAAGGCTGGCCAGCAAAGCCACAAGAACAGCAAGTGATGCCTTGCCCGCGCCACTTGACGCCTAGCGAACGGCCGCCGCGCGCGGCCGTTTGTATTGGCATCCTTTTTCCCTCACGCACCCAGGAGCTCGTGTCATGGCCATCGAATCCAAACTCCCCACCCGGGCCAACCCCAGTCCGGCGCAATCCTCGTCGGACGCCACCGCCCGCCAGGCGCGCAGCGACCACGTCGAGAACCGCGAGACCAGCACCGATCACGCCAACAAGGAAATCGCCAAGCCCGAGTTCGATGTAGTGCAGGAGCAGGCCCGCTCGCCGCAGTAAGGCAGGCGCGGTTCCGCACCAGATCAACCCATTGCCGAGAAGGAGACGCCATGCGCGCCTTGCTCTATCATTCCGCCCACGATGTCCGGGTCGAGACGGTACCCGACCCGATCATCCAGGAAGCCGACGACGTCATCCTCAAGGTCACCGCCACCGCCATCTGCGGCTCCGACCTGCACCTGTACCGGGGCAAGATCCCCGCCACCAAGGCTGGCGACATCCTCGGCCATGAATTCATGGGCGTGGTGGTGGAAGCGGGACCGGCGATCAAGCGCCTCAAGAAAGGCGACCGCGTCGTGGTGCCCTTCGTGATTGCCTGCGGGCAGTGCTTCTTCTGCGACCAGCATCTCTACGCCGCCTGCGAAACCACCAACCCCGACCGCGGCGCGTTGATGAATGCCAAGGGCATTCGTTCCGGCGCCGCCATGTTCGGCTACAGCCACCTGTATGGTGGCATGCCCGGCGGACAGGCCGAATACGTGCGCGTGCCCAAGGCCGACGTCGGACCGATCCGCATCGACTCGGCGCTGGCCGATGAGCAGGTGCTGTTCCTGAGCGATATCCTCCCTACCGGCTATCAGGCCGTGAAGAACGCCGGCGTACGTGAAGGCTCCAGCGTCGCCATCTACGGCGCCGGACCGGTCGGCCAGATGGCGGCGGCATCGGCGCGCATGCTGGGCGCGGAAAGGATCTTCATGGTCGATCACCACGCCTACCGGCTGCGCTTTGCCCAGGAGCAGTACGACGTCATTCCCGTCAATTTCGACCAGGTTGATCCGGCGGAGTACATCATCGCCAATACCGCCGGGCGCGGCGTGGATGGCGTGATCGATGCGGTCGGCTTCGAAGCCAAGGGCAGCGTGCTGGAGACCGCCATGACCACGCTGAAGCTGGAGGGCAGCAGCGGCCAGGCGCTGCGTCATTGCATCGCCTCGGTGCGGCGCGGCGGGGTCATCAGCGTGCCGGGCGTGTATGCCGGCTTCATCCATGGTTTCCTGTTCGGCGACATCTTCGAGAAGGGCGTCACCGTCAAGACCGGCCAGACCCATGTCCAGCATTACATGCCCGAACTGCTGGCCAGCATCGAGGAAGGCCGTCTGCGCCCGGACGCCATCATCACCCACCGCCTGCCGTTGGAAGACGCCGCGCGCGGCTACCAGATCTTCAACGACAAGCTGGAAGACTGCCGCAAGGTGGTGTTGACCGCCTGAGGCCGCCCTGCGCGGGTAAAGCCTGGCGCCGGATGAAGCCAATGTATGAGCAAATATAATGGATCAATGAGATCAAATCATTTTTATTCATGATTGCATCCGCATAGAATTCACCCCACACATTGACCACCTCGAGTCAGCCCTTGCCGGTCTGCCCATGCAGGCAGGGCAGCCCGGCAAGGCGCGGACTCGAGTTCAGCAATCACGGGGCCGGATCATCATGGATAAAGATTTGTCGTTTGCCATCAAGCGCATTTGCTTCGACGAGGACTATCGTCCCGCCGACAACACCCGCATCACCACCAACTTCGCCAATCTGGCCCGTGGGGCGCAGCGCCAGGAAAACCTGCGCAACACCTTCCGCATGATCAACAACCGCTTCAACGCGCTGGCGCACTGGGACAATCCCAAGGGCGACCGCTACGCCGTGGAGCTGGACATCATCTCCGTCGAGATGGGCTTTGCGGGCGAAGACCACGCCCAGGCGCTGCCACTCATCGAGGTGCTCAAGACCAGCATCGTCGACCACAAGACCGGCGAGCGTATCGAGGGCATCGTCGGCAATAACTTTTCATCCTACGTGCGCGATTACGACTTCAGCGTCGTGCTGCTGGAGCACACCCGCGGCCAGCCCGACTTCAGCGTGCCGGAGCATTTTGGCGAGCTGCATGGCAAGCTCTTCAAGCGCTTCGTGCAGTCGCAGGCCTACCAGGCGCACTTCAGCAAGCCGCCCGTGATCTGCCTGAGCGTGGCCAGCAGCAAGACCTACCATCGCACCGAAAATCTGCATCCGGTGCTGGGCGTGGAGTACCTGCAGGATGAATATTCGTTGACCGACGCCTACTTCGGCAAGATGGGCCTGAAGGTGCGCTACTTCATGCCACCCGACAGCGCCGCGCCGCTGGCGTTCTACTTCAGCGGCGATCTGCTCAGCGACTACACCAACCTGGAACTGATCAGCACCATCAGCACGATGGAGACCTTCCAGAAGATCTATCGCCCCGAGATCTACAACGCCAATTCCGCCGCCGGCAAGACCTACCAGCCCAGCCTGAAGCACCAGGACTATTCCCTCACGCGCATCGTCTATGACCGCGAAGAGCGCAGCCGCCTGGCAATCGAGCAGGGCCGGTTTGCCGAGGAACACTTCATCAAGCCCTACCAGGCCCTGCTCGACCAGTGGTCGGCCAGCTACGCCCATTGATCTCTCCATCTACAAGGTCTTCCACCGTGAAAAAAAGATTGCCCACCTCCACCGCCGGCAGCCTGCCGAAGCCCGCCTGGCTGGCCGAGCCTGAAAAACTCTGGTCACCCTGGAAGCTGCAAGGCGCAGAACTCGAAGACGCCAAGCGCGACGCCCTGCGCCTGTCGCTGCAAGAGCAGCAGCATGCCGGCATCGACATCGTCAGCGACGGCGAACAGACTCGCCAGCATTTCGTGACCACCTTCATCGAACACCTCGACGGCGTCGATTTCGCCAAGCGCGAGACGGTGCGCATCCGCAATCGCTACGACGCCAGCGTGCCGACCGTGGTCGGCGCCGTGTCGCGCCCCAAGCCGGTGTTCGTGGACGATGCGCGATTCCTGCGCAGCCAGACCGACCAGCCGATCAAGTGGGCGCTGCCTGGCCCCATGACAATGATCGACACCCTGTACGACAGCCATTACAAGAGCCGCGAAAAGCTGGCCTGGGAATTCGCCACCCTCCTCAACCAGGAAGCCCGCGAGCTCGAAGCGGCGGGGGTGGACATCATCCAGTTCGATGAGCCGGCCTTCAATGTCTTCTTCGATGAAGTCAACGACTGGGGCGTGGCCACCCTGGAGCGCGCCATCGAAGGGCTCAAGTGCGAGACCGCGGTGCACATCTGCTATGGCTACGGCATCAAGGCCAACACTGACTGGAAGAAGACACTGGGTTCCGAGTGGCGGCAATACGAAGAGACTTTCCCCAGGTTGCAGGCCTCCAGCATCGATATCGTCTCGCTGGAGTGCCACAATGCACGCGTGCCGATGGACCTGATCGAGCTCATTCGCGGCAAGAAGGTGATGGTCGGCGCCATCGATGTGGCCAATCATGGGGTGGAGAGCGCCGAGGAAGTGGCGGCGACCTTGCGCCGCGCCTTGCAGTTTGTGGAGGCGGACAAGCTCTATCCTTGCACCAACTGCGGAATGGCGCCGCTGCCGCGGGACGTTGCGCGGGGGAAGCTTGCTGCACTGAGTGCAGGGGCGGAGATTGTGCGCAGGGAGCTGGGGGCTTGAATCCTGGCTGTCTTTTTCAGAACGGCATGCTTGGATGGCCCTCGCCCGCTTGCGCGGGCTAGGGCTGCATGCGCCGGTCTGCCGGTGGCGTGTCGTATCCCACCCAACGGCATGCCCGGCCCCCTCCGCTGCAGTGCGTCCCTCTACACTTCTGTGTGATCAAAGGATTTCACCCCTTCGAGTTGCATAAAGGTCTGCATCACTTTCTGGAACTCTCTTTCGGACAAGCGACTGAAGACGATAAAGACTTCATCGTATCTTTCATCCTGGTCGCGCTTGACGACGAACTTGCTGACGCAAGCGGCGGACCTGCCGAGCAAGGTGGGCAGGTGGCTCATGTTGAAGCTGTCCGCCAGGACCAGGAACTTCACGCCCCGTTTTTGCTTGTCCGCGAAAAAACGGCGCTCCAAGGGCTTCATGCCGGCCAGGATGAGGAGGACAATGAAGGTTCCCGCCACCGCCGCCACATACATGCCACCGCCTACCGCCAAGCCGATGGCCGCGACCGTCCACAGGCTGGCGGCGGTGGTGAGGCCACGGATGATCTCGCCGCGCAGAAGGATGGAGCCTGCGCCCAGGAAGCCAATGCCCGACACCACCTGGGCAGCCATGCGGGACGGGTCAAGCACAACCTTGTCCGATTGCAGGATGTTGGCAAAGCCATAGGCCGACACCAGCATGATCAAGGTCGAGCCCACGCTCACCAGCATATGCGTACGTAAGCCTGCCGCCCAGGAAAGACGCTCGCGCTCGATCCCGATCAGGCTGCCCAGTACTGCCGAGACCGTCAATCTAAGGATGACCTCTGTTGCTGAAATCATGTGCTTCTCCTCCTAGGCAAGGATGGTGGATGAACGACTGCGTTCCTCCTGTCAAGGAATAAATTATTTATATCATTATTTTCTGAGACAGGTTCCGGCATGGAAAATTCGCTGACAGGCCGGGGAGGACCTTGATCTGCCGAACACAGGCGCGACAGTCTTGCCCATCTGTTGCGGTCACCGTTGCCATAACCCTCATTTCACTTTCCTGACCAGCGTCCGGGCCGGATTCAGGTGGCTTCCATCCCTGGATATAGGCGCCATATAGGCCACGGGCTTTCCGGTGTCCGTATCGATGAGCACCGAGTGTTTCTCACCGCGCTTGAACAAGTGCGCCTCGCCCCATTGCCTCAGCGCCACGACCAGTGGA is drawn from Herbaspirillum seropedicae and contains these coding sequences:
- a CDS encoding methionine synthase, with the translated sequence MKKRLPTSTAGSLPKPAWLAEPEKLWSPWKLQGAELEDAKRDALRLSLQEQQHAGIDIVSDGEQTRQHFVTTFIEHLDGVDFAKRETVRIRNRYDASVPTVVGAVSRPKPVFVDDARFLRSQTDQPIKWALPGPMTMIDTLYDSHYKSREKLAWEFATLLNQEARELEAAGVDIIQFDEPAFNVFFDEVNDWGVATLERAIEGLKCETAVHICYGYGIKANTDWKKTLGSEWRQYEETFPRLQASSIDIVSLECHNARVPMDLIELIRGKKVMVGAIDVANHGVESAEEVAATLRRALQFVEADKLYPCTNCGMAPLPRDVARGKLAALSAGAEIVRRELGA
- a CDS encoding zinc-dependent alcohol dehydrogenase, producing MRALLYHSAHDVRVETVPDPIIQEADDVILKVTATAICGSDLHLYRGKIPATKAGDILGHEFMGVVVEAGPAIKRLKKGDRVVVPFVIACGQCFFCDQHLYAACETTNPDRGALMNAKGIRSGAAMFGYSHLYGGMPGGQAEYVRVPKADVGPIRIDSALADEQVLFLSDILPTGYQAVKNAGVREGSSVAIYGAGPVGQMAAASARMLGAERIFMVDHHAYRLRFAQEQYDVIPVNFDQVDPAEYIIANTAGRGVDGVIDAVGFEAKGSVLETAMTTLKLEGSSGQALRHCIASVRRGGVISVPGVYAGFIHGFLFGDIFEKGVTVKTGQTHVQHYMPELLASIEEGRLRPDAIITHRLPLEDAARGYQIFNDKLEDCRKVVLTA
- a CDS encoding ferritin-like domain-containing protein, with the protein product MTVKTLKDLFIHSLSDVYSAEKQLTRALPRLARAATLPELRQAFEQHLEETQGQIERIDRLVEGSELRLKRIKCVAMEGLVEEGREEIDEIEKGAVLDAALIGAAQKVEHYEIAAYGTLCALARQLGLDDAARLLDETLQEEKATDEKLSALALQKVNEKLAA
- a CDS encoding KGG domain-containing protein is translated as MANQNQGSTSNRGFASMDENKQREIASQGGKAAHEKGTAHEFTSEEAREAGRKGGQNSHGGGNQGGNNG
- a CDS encoding MgtC/SapB family protein, with the translated sequence MISATEVILRLTVSAVLGSLIGIERERLSWAAGLRTHMLVSVGSTLIMLVSAYGFANILQSDKVVLDPSRMAAQVVSGIGFLGAGSILLRGEIIRGLTTAASLWTVAAIGLAVGGGMYVAAVAGTFIVLLILAGMKPLERRFFADKQKRGVKFLVLADSFNMSHLPTLLGRSAACVSKFVVKRDQDERYDEVFIVFSRLSEREFQKVMQTFMQLEGVKSFDHTEV
- a CDS encoding ZIP family metal transporter; translated protein: MFEDFKPSASSAATSAAMAAPAGAAGLAAEHRMPIRWPMVALALTLACAAMGWWSVRDPRIWHAYCGGMAAAAATAAGTLPLFFSRRFSARMADCCTGFGAGVMLAASVFSLILPALQSVRTAGMGQGQASLVIGASVVAGALLVLLLQRAGQGHDDAARQAALRRVWLFVLTVGLHNLPEGLAVGVAYGGVPAEQASVLTFGIALQDIPEGMIVATALRGIGYSRADAIGCGILSGLVEPLAAVAGAAVVALSSALLPWALGGAAGAMLFVLAHEVIPDPHRRHDALAATCCLIAGFVLMMVLDTALS
- a CDS encoding DUF1852 domain-containing protein, which produces MDKDLSFAIKRICFDEDYRPADNTRITTNFANLARGAQRQENLRNTFRMINNRFNALAHWDNPKGDRYAVELDIISVEMGFAGEDHAQALPLIEVLKTSIVDHKTGERIEGIVGNNFSSYVRDYDFSVVLLEHTRGQPDFSVPEHFGELHGKLFKRFVQSQAYQAHFSKPPVICLSVASSKTYHRTENLHPVLGVEYLQDEYSLTDAYFGKMGLKVRYFMPPDSAAPLAFYFSGDLLSDYTNLELISTISTMETFQKIYRPEIYNANSAAGKTYQPSLKHQDYSLTRIVYDREERSRLAIEQGRFAEEHFIKPYQALLDQWSASYAH